From Hymenobacter sedentarius, a single genomic window includes:
- a CDS encoding ABC transporter ATP-binding protein, which produces MTSGIIFSSLTNLRLLLAPSEKRRGAILFFLLLINSFLDVFGLAALVPVIMVASNPKSVLESKYFFTVYQYFNYNSEVSFITHLIIFVFVFFLIKNLYSTWTSYLQTEFTADVSMTLIERQMTKYLNLPFWYFNDLGSSNIANFVIGIPANYVTGILRPLLLFLSEVIVITIIVVGIVVYKPVLLFILGIVLVPTAILTYRALRARSFAIGNRMNDLRPVVGARQLDLFIGYAELKLANKLEHFRTRITSGQREIQKLDAEAYLYAQLPLKVIELVAILGVVTILLYALHFTKGASGLIGLVGLFAAAAYRLMPSINRMLTALMQIKQHQYAIHHLGTYEEPHFNEGLYPQQLPLTFNDSIKFEQVGFTFPHEKKPALSGITLRINKGERVGFIGSSGAGKTTLMNLLLRFYREQEGCIRIDGQPLTPQHLQAWHRLVGYVKQDAFLMEASIKDNITLDDPNPDQQRLEYALEQASLRSFVDGLPNGVDTFIGERGSKLSGGQRQRIGIARALYKQMKVLVLDEATSALDNETEREVNEAINKLSSTDITILIIAHRITTLRECNRIYELSGGQLIGEHQYEDLIRQAV; this is translated from the coding sequence ATGACATCAGGCATCATTTTTTCTTCATTAACCAATCTGCGATTGTTGCTCGCACCGTCGGAAAAGAGGAGAGGGGCTATTTTATTCTTTTTGCTTTTAATTAATTCATTTCTTGATGTATTTGGCTTAGCCGCTTTGGTCCCTGTTATCATGGTGGCTTCAAATCCAAAATCGGTTTTAGAAAGCAAATATTTTTTTACTGTCTATCAATATTTTAATTATAACTCAGAGGTTAGCTTTATAACTCACCTCATCATTTTTGTATTTGTATTTTTTTTAATAAAGAATTTGTATTCGACCTGGACTAGCTATTTGCAAACAGAGTTCACGGCCGATGTAAGCATGACGCTGATTGAAAGGCAAATGACTAAGTATCTGAATTTGCCGTTCTGGTACTTCAATGATTTGGGCTCATCTAACATTGCAAACTTTGTAATAGGAATTCCTGCCAATTACGTGACTGGCATCCTCCGGCCGCTGCTGCTTTTTCTTTCGGAGGTTATCGTTATTACAATCATTGTGGTGGGTATTGTGGTCTACAAGCCGGTACTGCTGTTTATCCTGGGTATTGTGCTCGTACCGACTGCCATACTCACTTACCGTGCTTTGCGGGCGCGCTCCTTTGCAATTGGCAACCGCATGAATGATTTGCGCCCGGTGGTGGGAGCACGGCAGTTGGACCTGTTTATTGGATACGCCGAATTGAAGCTAGCCAATAAGCTTGAGCACTTCCGAACTCGCATTACTTCGGGCCAGCGAGAAATTCAAAAGCTCGATGCAGAGGCCTACCTCTATGCGCAGCTACCGCTAAAAGTCATCGAGCTGGTGGCCATTCTGGGGGTGGTAACCATACTGCTTTATGCCTTGCACTTTACCAAAGGGGCCTCGGGGCTCATAGGGTTGGTGGGCCTGTTTGCCGCCGCTGCTTACCGCCTCATGCCTTCCATAAACCGCATGCTGACGGCCCTGATGCAAATCAAGCAGCACCAGTATGCCATTCACCATCTAGGTACTTACGAAGAACCACACTTCAACGAGGGGCTGTACCCTCAACAGCTGCCGCTTACGTTCAACGATTCCATCAAATTTGAACAAGTTGGCTTTACTTTTCCTCATGAAAAGAAGCCCGCCTTAAGCGGCATCACTTTACGGATCAACAAAGGAGAGAGAGTTGGTTTTATAGGGAGTTCGGGGGCTGGCAAAACGACGCTGATGAACCTATTGCTTCGTTTTTACCGGGAGCAGGAGGGATGCATTCGTATCGACGGCCAGCCACTTACCCCGCAACATCTACAGGCGTGGCATCGCTTGGTAGGGTATGTGAAACAGGATGCTTTTTTGATGGAAGCTTCCATTAAAGACAACATCACCCTAGACGACCCAAACCCAGACCAGCAACGGCTGGAATATGCTCTGGAACAAGCTTCACTCCGCAGCTTTGTAGATGGTTTGCCTAACGGAGTAGATACGTTCATCGGCGAACGAGGCTCCAAGCTTTCGGGCGGCCAACGGCAACGCATTGGCATTGCCAGGGCCTTGTATAAGCAGATGAAGGTACTCGTGCTGGATGAAGCAACCAGCGCTCTAGACAATGAAACCGAACGAGAGGTAAACGAGGCCATCAACA
- a CDS encoding glycosyltransferase family A protein, with the protein MLDYAGNSGIKELGSQRCISMVQYKISYILTTYNKLPYLQHVLERLVAARLPDEEIVVCDGGSKDDTPAYLQRLLELGKIQQYVSEPDKGEAHGFNKGMLLARGEIVKIITDDDAFHFPAIRQAAEFMCQNHDIDAILGRSAAIMLNDLHFATIPTKPAEEFRNWLENETPFWMVGLTLILRRRSLALTGLLSTEVVLVDLEFIYRITSLKANIAWCTGILSMHVSNPDGNFNRMNAEARQAEYDRLYRFYSKPVAPIAPSFKEKLVEVIKHPIRPYKDLLIKKLKLNKAVEPSALPAPEQIATNYISRENEDNLEAAYRVCDEFLTVHNDGKKIEFFYKKTEAGFNKIFAAAQQ; encoded by the coding sequence ATGCTGGACTATGCTGGCAACTCGGGTATTAAAGAACTTGGTTCTCAACGATGCATTAGCATGGTACAATATAAAATCTCTTATATATTAACAACGTACAACAAACTCCCCTACTTACAGCATGTGCTGGAGCGGCTGGTAGCTGCTCGGCTGCCAGACGAGGAAATAGTAGTTTGTGATGGGGGTAGCAAAGATGATACGCCGGCATATTTACAGCGCTTGCTCGAACTGGGCAAGATTCAGCAGTACGTTTCCGAACCTGATAAAGGTGAGGCACATGGCTTTAATAAAGGAATGCTATTGGCGCGCGGCGAAATTGTCAAAATTATTACCGATGATGACGCCTTTCACTTTCCCGCTATTCGGCAGGCAGCAGAATTTATGTGCCAAAATCATGACATTGACGCTATTTTGGGCCGTAGCGCTGCAATAATGCTCAATGATTTGCATTTCGCAACCATACCAACTAAACCGGCTGAAGAATTTCGAAACTGGCTTGAGAATGAAACCCCATTTTGGATGGTCGGCTTGACTTTGATACTGAGGCGTCGTTCTCTGGCTTTGACTGGCTTATTATCCACTGAAGTGGTGTTAGTGGATTTAGAGTTCATTTATCGAATCACGTCGTTAAAAGCCAATATTGCGTGGTGTACCGGAATATTGAGTATGCACGTCAGCAATCCGGACGGTAACTTCAACCGTATGAACGCCGAGGCTAGGCAAGCTGAGTACGACCGATTGTACCGGTTTTATTCAAAACCAGTAGCACCAATTGCGCCTTCCTTCAAAGAAAAATTGGTCGAGGTTATAAAGCATCCGATACGTCCTTACAAAGATCTATTGATTAAGAAGCTAAAGCTGAACAAAGCAGTCGAACCATCAGCCCTGCCTGCGCCTGAACAGATTGCCACAAATTATATATCTCGGGAAAACGAAGACAACCTTGAAGCAGCTTATCGGGTGTGTGATGAGTTCTTGACTGTGCATAACGATGGTAAAAAAATAGAATTCTTTTACAAGAAAACAGAAGCTGGATTTAATAAAATTTTCGCGGCAGCGCAACAATAA
- a CDS encoding transposase yields the protein MTEKSNLGGSPSTRKKYTPAFKAECVRQVAAGTRQSDVARAQGISPALLGRWQRQALEAAVPSSAERDEIKQLRAVLKRVEMERDI from the coding sequence ATGACTGAAAAATCGAATCTTGGAGGAAGCCCCTCCACCCGCAAGAAATACACGCCGGCGTTTAAAGCCGAGTGCGTCCGCCAAGTAGCAGCGGGTACGCGGCAAAGCGACGTGGCCCGTGCCCAGGGCATTTCACCAGCCCTGCTGGGGCGCTGGCAACGCCAGGCCCTGGAAGCCGCCGTGCCCAGCAGCGCGGAGCGCGACGAAATCAAGCAGCTGCGGGCCGTGCTCAAGCGCGTGGAAATGGAGCGCGACATTTAA
- a CDS encoding IS3 family transposase, which produces MSPAGYYQWRHRPAAAPAPWQVAAQAAFTRHARRYGTRRLRAELHAEGHAVGRYALRTWLHRHDLHALSTRPHRPRTTVAGPAAVVAENRLLGQPFPTAPNQVWVGDITYLPLVGGRWCYLATWRDACSRRVVGWHLAAQMPTELVLHALEQALTLRQPAPGLIVHADRGSQYTSAACRARIAQAGAVPSFSRPGNPYDNAQAEAGWSTLKTELLPPGSTFASLEEARLEVAHYLDTYFNLDRRHSALGYRSPHQFEQEFKANLP; this is translated from the coding sequence GTGAGCCCCGCCGGGTATTACCAGTGGCGGCACCGGCCGGCCGCCGCGCCGGCTCCGTGGCAAGTGGCGGCGCAAGCGGCCTTTACGCGCCACGCCCGACGCTACGGCACGCGGCGGCTACGGGCCGAGTTACACGCGGAAGGGCACGCCGTGGGCCGCTACGCGTTGCGCACCTGGCTGCACCGGCACGACTTACACGCCTTGAGCACCCGCCCGCACCGGCCGCGCACCACCGTGGCCGGCCCGGCGGCTGTGGTGGCGGAGAACCGCTTGCTGGGTCAGCCGTTCCCCACCGCCCCGAATCAGGTCTGGGTCGGCGACATCACCTACTTGCCGCTGGTGGGCGGGCGCTGGTGCTACCTGGCTACTTGGCGCGATGCCTGCTCGCGGCGCGTAGTGGGCTGGCACCTAGCCGCGCAGATGCCCACCGAGTTGGTGCTCCACGCCCTGGAACAGGCCCTGACGCTCCGCCAGCCCGCGCCGGGGCTCATCGTGCACGCCGACCGCGGCAGCCAGTACACTAGCGCGGCCTGTCGCGCCCGCATCGCCCAAGCCGGGGCCGTGCCCAGCTTCAGCCGGCCGGGCAACCCGTATGACAACGCGCAGGCCGAAGCCGGCTGGAGCACGCTTAAAACCGAATTATTGCCTCCAGGCTCCACTTTCGCCTCGCTCGAAGAAGCCCGCTTGGAAGTGGCCCATTATCTCGACACCTACTTCAACCTCGACCGTCGCCACTCCGCGCTCGGCTACCGCTCGCCTCACCAATTTGAACAGGAATTCAAAGCCAACCTACCTTAG
- a CDS encoding GDP-L-fucose synthase family protein, whose translation MQKNAKIYIAGHLGMVGSAMVRRFQQAGLSNFVTRTSSELDLRNQQAVADFFAQEKPDYVVLAAAKVGGINANNKYRGEFLYDNLMIQSNVVHYSYLNEVKKLLFLGSSCIYPKRAPQPLQETSLLTGELESTNEPYAIAKIAGIKLCDAYRSQYGCNYISAMPTNLYGPHDNYNLKNSHVLPALIRKFHEAKLAGEPEVEVWGTGTPRREFMHVDDLADACYWLLENYNEPGLINVGTGEDIAISELAELVKRIVGFQGIIRFNSNYPDGSPRKLLDVSKLTDFGWHYNIALENGVQEVYNEFRRWSNV comes from the coding sequence ATGCAAAAAAACGCTAAAATTTATATTGCTGGTCACCTTGGTATGGTGGGCTCGGCCATGGTGCGTCGCTTCCAGCAGGCAGGGTTGAGCAACTTTGTTACCCGTACTTCCAGCGAGCTCGACCTGCGAAACCAGCAGGCTGTGGCCGATTTTTTTGCTCAGGAAAAACCTGACTACGTGGTGCTGGCTGCTGCCAAAGTGGGTGGAATCAATGCCAATAATAAATATCGGGGAGAGTTTCTTTACGATAACCTCATGATTCAGTCCAACGTCGTTCATTATTCCTACCTGAACGAGGTGAAAAAGCTGTTGTTCCTGGGTTCGTCGTGCATCTATCCCAAGAGAGCTCCCCAGCCGCTACAAGAAACATCCCTGCTCACCGGGGAGCTGGAAAGCACCAACGAGCCCTATGCCATTGCTAAGATTGCTGGCATCAAGCTTTGCGACGCTTACCGTAGCCAATACGGCTGCAATTATATCTCGGCGATGCCCACCAACCTATACGGGCCCCACGACAACTACAACCTGAAAAACTCGCACGTACTGCCGGCGCTCATTCGCAAGTTCCATGAGGCCAAGCTGGCTGGCGAGCCCGAAGTTGAAGTGTGGGGTACTGGGACGCCGCGGCGGGAGTTCATGCACGTCGATGACTTAGCCGATGCCTGCTACTGGCTGCTGGAGAATTACAATGAGCCTGGCCTTATCAACGTAGGTACCGGAGAGGACATTGCAATTAGCGAATTAGCTGAGTTGGTGAAGCGCATAGTTGGCTTCCAGGGAATAATTCGCTTTAATTCAAATTATCCGGATGGCTCTCCCCGTAAGTTGCTGGATGTTAGTAAGCTTACGGATTTTGGGTGGCATTACAATATTGCATTAGAGAATGGAGTTCAAGAGGTGTATAATGAGTTTAGGCGCTGGTCTAATGTATAG
- a CDS encoding glycosyltransferase family 2 protein, giving the protein MEQFPFISIVIPSWNQGKYIERTLLSILKQDYPGRVEIIVSDGGSTDETVAVLKKYGEHLIWWSARDKGFVDAVTKGVAHTNGEILAIQSSDDYYLPGAFRAVAAAFQHYPEAGFISGGEYAIDLAGNIVGSGNPSGLITPHSILFQTIPPQHATFVKRRFFEETGGMRREVDMCADIDQWYRVAHLASGQYIPAMLAVYQLHPDQRTVTSDKWFPNLMKMVELCEQEPRYGQEFRLTDEERRNLYTYWEINWTGKRDMAAARSIAFSKLPSLLSYSPRTRRMILGASINSILKKLVPTSVLNALRPAVSVAPSAKLDLEWWKN; this is encoded by the coding sequence ATGGAGCAATTTCCGTTCATATCTATTGTTATTCCCTCTTGGAATCAAGGGAAGTATATTGAGCGCACATTGCTCAGCATTCTCAAGCAGGACTACCCTGGTCGGGTTGAAATTATTGTGTCGGATGGGGGCTCAACCGATGAAACCGTTGCGGTGCTGAAAAAGTACGGCGAGCATCTGATCTGGTGGTCCGCTCGGGACAAAGGGTTCGTGGATGCTGTGACAAAAGGGGTTGCCCACACTAACGGCGAAATTCTTGCTATTCAGAGCTCCGATGACTATTACCTGCCTGGAGCTTTCCGGGCCGTGGCCGCTGCCTTCCAGCATTACCCTGAAGCGGGCTTTATATCGGGTGGGGAATACGCTATCGACCTGGCGGGTAATATCGTGGGCAGCGGAAATCCATCGGGGCTTATCACCCCGCACAGCATCCTCTTCCAAACTATTCCGCCGCAGCATGCTACCTTCGTAAAGCGCCGTTTCTTTGAGGAAACGGGGGGCATGCGCCGCGAGGTGGACATGTGCGCCGATATCGACCAGTGGTATCGGGTGGCCCACCTGGCCTCCGGGCAATACATTCCCGCCATGCTTGCCGTGTACCAACTGCACCCCGACCAGCGCACCGTCACCAGCGACAAATGGTTCCCCAATCTTATGAAGATGGTAGAGCTCTGCGAGCAGGAACCCCGCTACGGCCAAGAGTTCCGCCTTACCGACGAGGAGCGCCGAAACCTTTACACCTACTGGGAAATAAACTGGACGGGTAAGCGGGACATGGCTGCGGCGCGCTCAATAGCCTTCTCAAAACTGCCTAGTCTGCTGAGCTATAGTCCTCGTACCCGCCGCATGATACTGGGCGCAAGCATCAACAGTATACTTAAAAAGCTGGTGCCGACTAGCGTACTCAATGCGTTACGGCCAGCCGTATCTGTTGCGCCATCTGCCAAGCTCGACCTAGAATGGTGGAAAAATTAA
- a CDS encoding STELLO glycosyltransferase family protein, which produces MSIQVSSIVITSIFAPTKAVKKFASFNRYKLVVVGDKKSPAHWQEDNVTYLSVAAQEAAGFRISQKLPFNHYGRKMVGYLHAIREGAQIIIDTDDDNIPYDDWEFPAMEGEFAVSPTNRGFVNIYKNFTSHHIWPRGYPLDLILDPGHNLNEKDLAIETVRIGIWQGLADSDPDVDAIYRLIDNTEVFFDKRMPVVLAEGTLCPFNSQNTAVRRELFPLLYLPAYVTFRFTDILRGLVAQPIMWAHGYCLGFTEASVLQERNPHDYLKDFESEIPCYLHPSRVIAAVTCAISAGNTVSENLRRAYAELAKENIVTAQEVELLDLWLTDLAELTK; this is translated from the coding sequence ATGAGTATTCAGGTTTCCAGCATTGTCATAACATCAATTTTCGCGCCCACGAAGGCAGTTAAAAAGTTTGCTTCTTTTAACCGGTATAAATTGGTGGTGGTCGGTGATAAAAAATCGCCGGCCCATTGGCAGGAAGATAATGTGACATATCTGTCGGTAGCCGCTCAGGAGGCTGCTGGCTTTCGAATAAGCCAGAAGTTACCCTTCAACCATTATGGCCGTAAAATGGTGGGCTACCTCCACGCAATACGAGAAGGCGCTCAGATTATCATTGATACGGACGACGACAATATTCCGTATGATGACTGGGAGTTTCCGGCCATGGAAGGAGAATTTGCTGTCTCCCCCACAAACCGAGGCTTCGTCAATATATATAAAAACTTTACCAGCCATCACATCTGGCCTCGGGGATATCCTCTCGACCTCATACTCGACCCCGGGCACAACCTCAACGAGAAAGACCTAGCGATTGAAACTGTCCGCATTGGAATCTGGCAAGGGCTGGCCGACAGCGACCCCGATGTTGATGCTATCTACCGCTTGATAGACAACACAGAGGTGTTCTTCGACAAGCGAATGCCAGTAGTACTGGCCGAAGGCACCTTGTGTCCGTTCAACTCGCAGAACACTGCCGTTCGGCGAGAACTATTTCCGTTGCTTTACTTGCCAGCATACGTCACGTTCCGTTTCACGGACATTCTACGGGGCCTTGTGGCGCAACCTATCATGTGGGCCCACGGCTATTGCCTTGGCTTTACTGAGGCCAGTGTGCTGCAGGAGCGCAACCCCCACGATTATCTGAAGGATTTTGAATCCGAAATCCCATGTTATCTACATCCCAGCCGGGTTATTGCCGCCGTAACATGTGCCATTAGTGCAGGCAATACGGTGAGCGAAAACCTGCGACGTGCTTATGCAGAGCTAGCAAAGGAAAATATTGTGACGGCTCAGGAAGTCGAGCTTCTCGACCTATGGCTTACTGATTTGGCCGAGCTCACCAAGTAG
- a CDS encoding transposase, protein MTAKKSGASPDQRRKYDEAFKAEALRLAGESRSTQAAARQLGISPKLLYRWQQAQLVAEVGSEEVARDPEVRALRARLKRAEQELDILKKALVIFGQPTR, encoded by the coding sequence ATGACCGCAAAAAAGAGCGGGGCGTCGCCCGACCAAAGACGCAAATACGACGAGGCCTTTAAAGCCGAAGCGCTGCGCTTGGCTGGCGAGAGCCGCAGCACCCAGGCCGCGGCGCGGCAGCTGGGCATCAGCCCCAAGCTGCTCTACCGCTGGCAGCAGGCGCAGCTCGTGGCCGAGGTGGGCAGCGAGGAAGTCGCCCGCGACCCGGAGGTGCGCGCCCTGCGGGCCCGCCTCAAGCGGGCCGAGCAGGAGCTCGATATTTTAAAAAAAGCTTTGGTCATCTTCGGCCAGCCGACCCGGTGA
- a CDS encoding IS3 family transposase, translating to MSAYQHIAQRAGRVPVRRLCQVLRVAPSAYYAWHRQRNRAVPEPAWQVAVREAFAYHSQRYGTRRLRAEVQAQGHAVGRWRIRRVLKAHGLRAQQPRSFVPRTTDSDPAVRAAPNRLLGLPAPTAPNRVWVGDITYLPRQGGGWLYLAVWLDRCSRKIVGWDVRDTMPEDLVSEALRRALVVRRPPAGLVVHSDQGSQYTATRFKALLARHGAVQSMSRRGNCYDNAHAEPFWSRFKAELLDGGSFPGLAEARLEISHHIAYYNAERRHSSLGYQAPNHFEIHLQTTSQLCPA from the coding sequence GTGAGCGCCTACCAACACATCGCCCAGCGGGCGGGTCGGGTGCCCGTGCGCCGGCTCTGCCAGGTGCTGCGCGTGGCCCCCAGCGCGTACTATGCCTGGCACCGGCAGCGGAACCGGGCCGTGCCCGAGCCGGCCTGGCAAGTGGCCGTGCGCGAAGCGTTTGCGTACCACAGCCAGCGCTACGGCACCCGCCGGCTGCGCGCCGAAGTGCAGGCGCAAGGCCATGCGGTGGGCCGGTGGCGCATCCGCCGCGTGCTGAAAGCGCACGGCCTGCGGGCCCAGCAGCCGCGCTCGTTTGTGCCGCGCACCACCGATTCCGACCCCGCTGTACGGGCTGCGCCCAACCGCTTGCTGGGCCTGCCGGCCCCCACCGCCCCGAACCGGGTCTGGGTGGGCGACATCACGTACCTGCCCCGCCAGGGCGGCGGCTGGCTCTACCTGGCCGTGTGGCTCGACCGCTGCTCGCGCAAAATCGTGGGCTGGGACGTGCGCGACACGATGCCCGAAGACCTGGTCAGCGAGGCGCTGCGCCGCGCCCTCGTGGTGCGCCGGCCCCCGGCCGGGCTCGTGGTGCACTCCGACCAGGGAAGCCAGTACACGGCCACCCGCTTCAAAGCCTTGCTCGCCCGCCACGGGGCCGTGCAGAGCATGAGCCGGCGCGGCAACTGCTACGACAACGCCCACGCCGAACCCTTTTGGAGCCGCTTCAAAGCCGAACTGCTCGACGGCGGCAGCTTCCCCGGTCTGGCCGAAGCCCGGCTGGAAATCAGTCACCACATCGCCTACTACAACGCCGAACGACGCCACTCTTCGCTCGGCTACCAAGCTCCCAACCACTTCGAAATCCACCTTCAAACAACGTCCCAACTTTGTCCGGCTTAG
- a CDS encoding glycosyltransferase family 2 protein has translation MPKLSVIVPCYFNEENIPVTARELVANEVNFPPEVTFEYVFVNDGSGDDTLGALRLAQAEYPGRIRIVDLAGNVGSYNAIVAGMAYATGDCLAVITADLQDPPELMARMYSHWQQGFKLVIGNRQEREETGFAQIMAKVFHWLMKNLALRNIPDGGFDFVFFDRQVATEVLNLHERNSNVFYLMVWLGFAYVNLPYIRRKRQVGKSRWTLSKKIKLFIDSLMAFSFVPIRAISVLGLGLGCIALLYGLYVIALKITHPDEPAGWTTLMVVLLMVSAFQMIALGVIGEYVWRGLDAARQRPLYVVREVLG, from the coding sequence ATGCCCAAGCTCTCCGTCATCGTTCCCTGCTACTTCAACGAGGAAAATATTCCGGTGACGGCCCGCGAGCTGGTGGCGAACGAAGTTAATTTCCCGCCCGAAGTCACGTTCGAGTACGTATTTGTGAACGATGGCTCCGGCGACGACACGCTCGGGGCGCTGCGCCTCGCGCAGGCCGAATACCCCGGTCGCATACGTATCGTAGACTTGGCCGGCAACGTGGGCTCCTACAACGCCATCGTGGCCGGCATGGCATACGCCACCGGCGACTGCCTAGCCGTCATCACCGCCGACCTGCAGGACCCCCCCGAGCTGATGGCCCGTATGTATAGCCACTGGCAGCAAGGCTTTAAACTGGTTATTGGCAACCGACAGGAACGAGAAGAAACCGGCTTTGCGCAGATCATGGCCAAAGTATTTCATTGGTTAATGAAGAATCTAGCTCTGCGCAACATCCCTGACGGGGGCTTCGATTTTGTTTTTTTCGATAGACAAGTAGCCACTGAGGTACTCAACCTGCACGAACGCAACTCCAACGTCTTCTACTTAATGGTGTGGTTAGGCTTCGCCTATGTTAACCTTCCATATATACGCCGCAAGCGGCAGGTGGGTAAGTCACGTTGGACGCTTTCCAAGAAAATTAAGCTGTTCATCGATTCGCTGATGGCCTTCTCCTTCGTGCCCATCCGGGCCATCTCGGTGCTTGGCCTGGGCCTCGGCTGTATTGCGTTATTGTACGGCCTCTACGTCATCGCCCTCAAAATCACGCATCCTGATGAGCCTGCCGGCTGGACCACTCTCATGGTGGTGCTGTTGATGGTTTCCGCCTTTCAAATGATTGCGCTCGGCGTAATTGGTGAGTACGTGTGGCGCGGGCTGGACGCTGCCCGCCAGCGGCCCCTGTACGTGGTGCGGGAAGTGCTCGGATAA
- a CDS encoding DegT/DnrJ/EryC1/StrS family aminotransferase has protein sequence MTVPFLYFEPQHAPLRDAMTAAFARVYDSCWYVLGEEVKLFEQEYAAFNQVAHTVGVANGLDALVLALRVLEIGPGDEVIVPSNTYIATWLAVTQVGATPVPVEPDPATSNLDPARIAAALTPRTRAIVPVHLYGQACRMPEIMALAAHHNLFVVEDNAQAQGAAFAGGLTGSFGHVNGTSFYPGKNLGALGDAGALTTHDADLAHKVRVLRNYGSQQKYYNEIVGYNSRLDELQAALLRVKLPHLPEWTRQRQQVAAQYNQCLAGIAGLRLPAMAEGATHVYHLYVVHTPHRAALQQYLTAQGIGSMIHYPVPPHLQEAYQALGFAPGSFPIAEELANTCLSLPMWPGMTEAHVAAVATAIRAFGA, from the coding sequence ATGACTGTACCCTTCCTGTATTTTGAGCCGCAGCATGCTCCATTGCGGGATGCCATGACGGCGGCTTTTGCCCGCGTCTACGATTCCTGCTGGTATGTACTGGGCGAGGAAGTAAAGCTGTTCGAACAGGAGTACGCGGCCTTCAACCAGGTAGCTCATACTGTAGGCGTAGCCAATGGCTTAGACGCACTAGTGCTGGCGCTGCGGGTGCTGGAAATCGGCCCCGGCGATGAGGTGATTGTGCCCTCCAATACCTACATCGCTACCTGGCTGGCCGTGACGCAGGTAGGGGCCACGCCCGTGCCAGTTGAGCCCGACCCCGCCACCAGCAACCTCGACCCGGCCCGGATTGCCGCTGCCCTCACGCCGCGCACCCGTGCCATCGTGCCGGTGCACCTCTACGGCCAGGCCTGCCGCATGCCGGAAATCATGGCGCTGGCCGCTCATCACAACCTGTTTGTGGTGGAAGATAATGCCCAGGCCCAGGGCGCGGCCTTTGCCGGCGGCCTCACCGGCAGCTTTGGCCACGTGAACGGCACCAGCTTTTATCCGGGCAAAAACCTGGGCGCCCTCGGCGACGCCGGGGCCTTGACCACCCACGATGCCGACCTGGCCCACAAAGTGCGGGTGCTGCGCAACTACGGCTCGCAGCAGAAATACTACAACGAAATAGTGGGCTACAACTCCCGCCTCGACGAGCTGCAGGCCGCCCTGTTGCGCGTGAAGCTGCCGCACCTGCCGGAGTGGACGCGCCAGCGCCAGCAGGTAGCCGCGCAGTACAATCAGTGCCTAGCCGGCATTGCCGGGCTGCGCCTGCCCGCCATGGCCGAAGGGGCCACCCACGTCTACCACCTCTACGTGGTGCACACGCCGCACCGCGCGGCCCTGCAGCAGTACCTCACCGCTCAGGGCATTGGCAGCATGATTCATTACCCGGTGCCGCCCCATTTGCAGGAGGCTTACCAGGCGCTCGGGTTTGCTCCCGGCAGCTTTCCCATCGCCGAGGAGCTGGCCAATACCTGTCTGAGCCTGCCCATGTGGCCGGGTATGACTGAAGCCCACGTGGCGGCCGTGGCAACGGCTATTCGCGCCTTTGGGGCTTAA
- a CDS encoding sugar 3,4-ketoisomerase, whose translation MTAPQLIQLPKLGDPTIGYISVVEQQKVVPFEVKRIFWTYYTPESIVRGRHAHHATEQVLIAAAGRILVTTELANGEIQLFRLEDPYVGLYVPPCAWHTLQYSHSAVQLVLASHPFDEADYIRDHQEFKQRWKAPS comes from the coding sequence ATGACCGCCCCGCAACTCATTCAACTACCAAAGTTGGGAGACCCGACCATTGGCTACATATCCGTGGTTGAGCAGCAGAAAGTAGTCCCATTTGAGGTAAAGCGCATTTTCTGGACGTACTACACGCCGGAAAGCATCGTGCGTGGCCGGCATGCTCACCACGCCACCGAACAGGTCCTTATTGCCGCCGCCGGGCGAATTCTGGTAACCACGGAGCTGGCCAACGGAGAAATCCAGCTGTTCCGGCTCGAAGACCCCTATGTTGGGTTGTACGTGCCGCCGTGTGCCTGGCATACCCTGCAATATTCGCACTCGGCGGTGCAGCTGGTACTGGCCTCGCACCCGTTTGACGAGGCTGATTATATTCGGGACCATCAGGAATTCAAGCAGCGATGGAAAGCACCGTCCTGA